In Camelina sativa cultivar DH55 chromosome 13, Cs, whole genome shotgun sequence, the genomic window CTCAGATGGATCCATATACGGTGCCGTGTTCGAATACAAACACTTCTTCTCTTACAATTACCATAACACCCATCATTCGAAACCGCCTCCTCGTCACGTGATCGCGTTCCGTGGCACGATCATGAAACGGCACTCTCGGTCACGCGACCTTAAGCTCGACCTACGCTGCGTCCGCGACTGCCTCCAAGACAGCACTAGGTTCGTGCATGCGATTCAAGTGATTCAAAGTGCGGTAGCTAAAACTGGTAATGCAGCCGTGTGGCTAGCCGGACATTCTCTTGGAGGAGCCGTGGCGTTGCTTGCCGGGAAGATCATGACTAGGTCTGGTTTCCCTCTTGAGAGTTACTTATTTAATCCTCCGTTCTCGTCGATTCCGATTGAGAAACTGGTGAAGAGTGAGAAGCTTAAAAATGGAGTACGATTCGCCGGAAGTCTTGTCAAAGCCGGAGTAGCAATCGCCGTCAAAGGTCGCCACCATAACAGGGTAAcgtatatttctctttttaatagTTTCAcgaagattttattttgtaaaactatTAACTAAGATtattaaacaatgtttttttagttctatactcatattaaaaaaattacagtagAAGTTGCATATGATcacattttataataaaaaatggtataaaatttcgaatataaacataaaatgaAGCAAAATAAACGTCCAAACTCCAAAGCATCGtgcataattaaaaattactaaaaaaaaaaaaaacgacacaattaaaatgaaatgaaaagaGTAATTGTTTCTCTACTTTATCTTTTGAGGTTCTAATCTCTATCAATAGATAATTAATGATGTGTATTATTTACAGGGTCAAGAAGATGATTCGTTTATGAAGTTAGCATCATGGATACCATATTTGTATGTGAACCCGTCAGATCCAATATGCTCAGAATACATTGGTTATTTCAAGCATAGAAACAAAATGTTTGAGATAGGAGCCGGTAAAATCGAAAGAATTGCTACGAGGAACTCACTTAGGAGTCTGTTGtcaggcggaggaggaggaggaggttcaTCTTCGGATTCTTGTTCATCAGAGCCTCTTCATCTTTTACCATCGGCGTATATGACTATAAACACTAGCCACTCGCCTAATTTTAAGAGAGCTCATGGGATTCATCAATGGTGGGATCCTATGTTTAATGGTGaatatgttttgcatcaattttAATCACTGACTTCTACAAATGCTTTTGTAACCAGAGTCAGAACTATATACAATTATTTAATAGTTTGCATGTTTGTCGAATCAAGTATTTTACCACGTCAACAGTCTCGATGATGATCACTTTAATCATGCGACTATTGTCATAATTAGATTTCCCTGACTTGCCTTCGTACAAAACAGAGATTTCAGAATCACGAAGGTTCCTCCATAACTCAAAAAGACTTAggattctatatatatagtaaccaaatcATCATATTCATTACCAAACCCACTGTTTCCAAAAGCTAAGGATTAGATTAGTTCAAAGACAGTGACACTTATTTATTGTTATGGACACTGGATATACACCTGTtgaacaatcacaaaacatagATTGGAGCAAAGGAGGGATAGAGATAGCTTCAGTTCCACTAATACTGCTCGAGCCGGTGGTCCATAATGGCAGAGACGGTGCTGATAAACTCCTCTTCTGTTGTCTCTGGAGAACCTATGGCTTCTGCATCGTGTATGATTTGTTCGATCACAGATTGGTTCTTGAGTGTTTCTCTGCACATTATGCTTCCGATGGTAAAAGGTGTGAGACCTATTGCAGAACCTTTCTTGAGAAGCATGGTTGAAATGCGAAGGACACGGGCGCATGAAGGCGGAATCTCCCAACCATGGAATTTCAGAAGGTCAATGTCTTGTTCAGAGTCCAAAGATTTGATGTATTCCAATGTTTCTGAAGAGTACGGCTGTTTTGCTTGAGGCCAGTATAGCCATTCAAATGTGCAATCTTCAAACTTCACAAGAACAAATAAGGTGTTTTAGACCAAAATATTCTACAGCTTGTTTAGTTTAAAAATTTGGAAGCCAAAGTGTGAATATCAATATCCTTGTTTGAGTATAGTAGAATTGTTTACCTTATTGGGAAAGCAATAGCCATGGTCGATTGGAGTAAGCACCATCTGTCCATCATTTCCGTCTCGGCTAACCAAAATGTTGCCAGCGTGGCGATCTGCATTAGCCAGCCTTATGTCTAGAACCGATATCTTGTGAACCTGATCGACAGGAAATACTCGGTATCCCATATCTTCACAACTTCCCACATTGCTCACAAACATTTGCAGTGAACCAATCTTCGTGTTCTCGGGAGAGAAATTGTAACCATTGGGATGGTTGAAATCTTTGTGCAAGCATTTGACCATTGCTGTCGGCGGAACTCCAGAGAAACCAGTTTCATCATGAGGAAAAGTTCGTGGTCCGTTCATGGGATAGTCCAATATGTAGGCTGCTACTTCTCTGATAGCTCCTTCACCGACCTGTGTGCCTTTCTTTAGTCCCTCGCCATCAACTGAAACAGGCAGTCCATGCGGATTATTCACAGCCATTGGTTCCTCATCAATGGGTTTGAAGACAGAGACATACTTGTGGCCAGATGGATCTTGCATAAAATAAGCTCCTCCTGATCCATCAGATGATTGAATCGGGCCATTTCCCTTCTCCAAGCCTTCTTAAGTGGAGCTGATAAGCTCTTCGAGCAATAGAGGCAGTTTAATTTCAGGATTAACAATAACAGGCTCCACAAAGAACTCTTTAGGCTTTGCTTGTGGTGATATGTTTCCTCTGCTACCATCCACATTGTTCTTGTGATTTACATCATCAATAAACACCTCAAAATCCTTCCCGACTGGTTTTGCTCTCACTTTCACAGATTTTCTAATTAGCAAGTGAATCACATTCTCTCCCTTTTTACAGAGATCAGTTATGAGTCTCTGGTCATCTAGCTCCTCACCATCTAATGTGAGTTCATGATCCCTGGGGATTCCGAGATCTTTTTCCTTTAAAGCAATTTGCTGCTTCACATAACCAACATTTCTACTCCTCTCAACAACGAGCTCAAACTCCTTCCCACCAACAGTTCTTACAGAAATGGCTTGGAGATCTGAAATTTTAATAACCAAATGCAACAACTTCCCATCAGCAACACCATAATCTCGAATTTGGGAATCATTTCGAGATAGCTCTCTACCATCATACAGAAGCCTCTGCTTCTTCACGAAAAACCCCTTGATACTCTGAATCCTTAGCTTCACAGATGCTATTGAATCTGACTCCATGACCCGCTTCGGGATCACAGATCCAGCAACAGTCAGGAAAACCAAGATTGGGTCGTCTAAGTTCGAACCAAACCGTCCAATAATACCTGGAAAGTTGATAAGTTCCTCCAGGGCTGGACTCAACGCTACACTAGCAACTGACATTCCAACTGTACACTACTATTCCTAAATCCTGAAGAACCGGATTCCTGGGAATGAAGAGAGCTCAACAGGAATAAAGGGTGAAATCCCAGGAATCAACCCTTATCTTCTCCCGTGAGCTTTTGAAGAGACCAAGTTCCTGCACGGATTCAGGAACTCTGGAACAGAAAGGCCTTGTAACTCACATCTTGCCAAGCAATATTTTCCAAGTATTCATATTGAAGCTAAAACAATCCCAAAACCACCTAGGATTAGGCTCTCATTCAAATCGTGGAAGCTGAAAAGTATCTTCCACTCGCATCAATTGCAAAGAACCTGAATAAGAACAATGATCACAAGGATTAGACATGGAACAGCAATTACTTAATTGATATCCCAAGGGGAATTCATATTTCAGTAATTCAAGAACATCGATCACCATTTTCCAATTCACAAGAGATTATCACAGATGTCAAATATTCagatcaaacacaaaaacatttatcaaaaaaaaaacgccAACCTCTTTGAATGGATGATGATTTGTGACGATGAACATACCTCAAAGTTTGATCTAAGCGAACTATATAAACTCTAAAACCTTACATTCTcatctataaataaaattagaaaatcttgATATCTAAAAATAGCTTTGAAAGCATAACCAAACAACGGCCACAAATTAGTTTCAAGTCAACGTCTTAATCGGATTTTTATcatctaaaacccaaaaaaacaaagctgGTGCCTAAGTTTTCAAACTTTATCCGATTTGACTAATCTTATTTTTAGGTCTGataaaaaaggaattaaaaatTGAATCTAAACACTAAATCCAGCACAATACTCAAAACCTAAAGTTCAATCCGTAAACACTAAAGAGAAGCCTCAGATCATCTTAACGAACATCTCCAATTTTGAACCGCTACATGAATCTCTATAATTCACAACAGATTTCGAATTTTCAACTTACATTTCACGATTACTCATGATCGGAGAAGATATCGGAAAGATACATCGAAATCAACAGATTCTACAGAGAGAtcgaaaattccaaaaaaaaagaaaaaaaaaaaaaaagctgccATACCTAAAGGAATCAAAATCCGCGAAGCGATGAATCAACCGAGCAATTCTTCTAGGTGAAATCGGAACTGGTGTGCGATTAACTTATTCGCGAAGTTTCTTCGAATCCGAAAACCCTCTctccaatatatttttttttccccgagAATTTATTTAGTGttacccagaaaaaaaaaggacgaagaagaagaggagagagagagaaacagtgGTAAGTCTTCTTTGAACAGCGGCGACGTTTGTGGGGATCAATTTATACTGTTTGACCTCGCTGACTTTTTAACGGAGGTTTTTATCCGAGTATTAACGCCGTGAACTGTGCTCCAAGGCAGAATACCGTTTCCGTAACGGACGCATATGTTTACCGTTTCAGACCGACTCTAGAGATTTTCAATCAAAGACTCTCTTTTTGccgtttgtcaaaaaaaaaaaaaaaaaaaNNNNNNNNNNNNNNNNNNNNNNNNNNNNNNNNNNNNNNNNNNNNNNNNNNNNNNNNNNNNNNNNNNNNNNNNNNNNNNNNNNNNNNNNNNNNNNNNNNNNNNNNNNNNNNNNNNNNNNNNNNNNNNNNNNNNNNNNNNNNNNNNNNNNNNNNNNNNNNNNNNNNNNNNNNNNNNNNNNNNNNNNNNNNNNNNNNNNNNNNNNNNNNNNNNNNNNNNNNNNNNNNNNNNNNNNNNNNNNNNNNNNNNNNNNNNNNNNNNNNNNNNNNNNNNNNNNNNNNNNNNNNNNNNNNNNNNNNNNNNNNNNNNNNNNNNNNNNNNNNNNNNNNNNNNNNNNNNNNNNNNNNNNNNNNNNNNNNNNNNNNNNNNNNNNNNNNNNNNNNNNNNNNNNNNNNNNNNNNNNNNNNNNNNNNNNNNNNNNNNNNNNNNNNNNNNNNNNNNNNNNNNNNNNNNNNNNNNNNNNNNNNNNNNNNNNNNNNNNNNNNNNNNNNNNNNNNNNNNNNNNNNNNNNNNNNNNNNNNNNNNNNNNNNNNNNNNNNNNNNNNNNNNNNNNNNNNNNNNNNNNNNNNNNNNNNNNNNNNNNNNNNNNNNNNNNNNNNNNNNNNNNNNNNNNNNNNNNNNNNNNNNNNNNNNNNNNNNNNNNNNNNNNNNNNNNNNNNNNNNNNNNNNNNNNNNNNNNNNNNNNNNNNNNNNNNNNNNNNNNNNNNNNNNNNNNNNNNNNNNNNNNNNNNNNNNNNNNNNNNNNNNNNNNNNNNNNNNNNNNNNNNNNNNNNNNNNNNNNNNNNNNNNNNNNNNNNNNNNNNNNNNNNNNNNNNNNNNNNNNNNNNNNNNNNNNNNNNNNNNNNNNNNNNNNNNNNNNNNNNNNNNNNNNNNNNNNNNNNNNNNNNNNNNNNNNNNNNNNNNNNNNNNNNNNNNNNNNNNNNNNNNNNNNNNNNNNNNNNNNNNNNNNNNNNNNNNNNNNNNNNNNNNNNNNNNNNNNNNNNNNNNNNNNNNNNNNNNNNNNNNNNNNNNNNNNNNNNNNNNNNNNNNNNNNNNNNNNNNNNNNNNNNNNNNNNNNNNNNNNNNNNNNNNNNNNNNNNNNNNNNNNNNNNNNNNNNNNNNNNNNNNNNNNNNNNNNNNNNNNNNNNNNNNNNNNNNNNNNNNNNNNNNNNNNNNNNNNNNNNNNNNNNNNNNNNNNNNNNNNNNNNNNNNNNNNNNNNNNNNNNNNNNNNNNNNNNNNNNNNNNNNNNNNNNNNNNNNNNNNNNNNNNNNNNNNNNNNNNNNNNNNNNNNNNNNNNNNNNNNNNNNNNNNNNNNNNNNNNNNNNNNNNNNNNNNNNNNNNNNNNNNNNNNNNNNNNNNNNNNNNNNNNNNNNNNNNNNNNNNNNNNNNNNNNNNNNNNNNNNNNNNNNNNNNNNNNNNNNNNNNNNNNNNNNNNNNNNNNNNNNNNNNNNNNNNNNNNNNNNNNNNNNNNNNNNNNNNNNNNNNNNNNNNNNNNNNNNNNNNNNNNNNNNNNNNNNNNNNNNNNNNNNNNNNNNNNNNNNNNNNNNNNNNNNNNNNNNNNNNNNNNNNNNNNNNNNNNNNNNNNNNNNNNNNNNNNNNNNNNNNNNNNNNNNNNNNNNNNNNNNNNNNNNNNNNNNNNNNNNNNNNNNNNNNNNNNNNNNNNNNNNNNNNNNNNNNNNNNNNNNNNNNNNNNNNNNNNNNNNNNNNNNNNNNNNNNNNNNNNNNNNNNNNNNNNNNNNNNNNNNNNNNNNNNNNNNNNNNNNNNNNNNNNNNNNNNNNNNNNNNNNNNNNNNNNNNNNNNNNNNNNNNNNNNNNNNNNNNNNNNNNNNNNNNNNNNNNNNNNNNNNNNNNNNNNNNNNNNNNNNNNNNNNNNNNNNNNNNNNNNNNNNNNNNNNNNNNNNNNNNNNNNNNNNNNNNNNNNNNNNNNNNNNNNNNNNNNNNNNNNNNNNNNNNNNNNNNNNNNNNNNNNNNNNNNNNNNNNNNNNNNNNNNNNNNNNNNNNNNNNNNNNNNNNNNNNNNNNNNNNNNNNNNNNNNNNNNNNNNNNNNNNNNNNNNNNNNNNNNNNNNNNNNNNNNNNNNNNNNNNNNNNNNNNNNNNNNNNNNNNNNNNNNNNNNNNNNNNNNNNNNNNNNNNNNNNNNNNNNNNNNNNNNNNNNNNNNNNNNNNNNNNNNNNNNNNNNNNNNNNNNNNNNNNNNNNNNNNNNNNNNNNNNNNNNNNNNNNNNNNNNNNNNNNNNNNNNNNNNNNNNNNNNNNNNNNNNNNNNNNNNNNNNNNNNNNNNNNNNNNNNNNNNNNNNNNNNNNNNNNNNNNNNNNNNNNNNNNNNNNNNNNNNNNNNNNNNNNNNNNNNNNNNNNNNNNNNNNNNNNNNNNNNNNNNNNNNNNNNNNNNNNNNNNNNNNNNNNNNNNNNNNNNNNNNNNNNNNNNNNNNNNNNNNNNNNNNNNNNNNNNNNNNNNNNNNNNNNNNNNNNNNNNNNNNNNNNNNNNNNNNNNNNNNNNNNNNNNNNNNNNNNNNNNNNNNNNNNNNNNNNNNNNNNNNNNNNNNNNNNNNNNNNNNNNNNNNNNNNNNNNNNNNNNNNNNNNNNNNNNNNNNNNNNNNNNNNNNNNNNNNNNNNNNNNNNNNNNNNNNNNNNNNNNNNNNNNNNNNNNNNNNNNNNNNNNNNNNNNNNNNNNNNNNNNNNNNNNNNNNNNNNNNNNNNNNNNNNNNNNNNNNNNNNNNNNNNNNNNNNNNNNNNNNNNNNNNNNNNNNNNNNNNNNNNNNNNNNNNNNNNNNNNNNNNNNNNNNNNNNNNNNNNNNNNNNNNNNNNNNNNNNNNNNNNNNNNNNNNNNNNNNNNNNNNNNNNNNNNNNNNNNNNNNNNNNNNNNNNNNNNNNNNNNNNNNNNNNNNNNNNNNNNNNNNNNNNNNNNNNNNNNNNNNNNNNNNNNNNNNNNNNNNNNNNNNNNNNNNNNNNNNNNNNNNNNNNNNNNNNNNNNNNNNNNNNNNNNNNNNNNNNNNNNNNNNNNNNNNNNNNNNNNNNNNNNNNNNNNNNNNNNNNNNNNNNNNNNNNNNNNNNNNNNNNNNNNNNNNNNNNNNNNNNNNNNNNNNNNNNNNNNNNNNNNNNNNNNNNNNNNNNNNNNNNNNNNNNNNNNNNNNNNNNNNNNNNNNNNNNNNNNNNNNNNNNNNNNNNNNNNNNNNNNNNNNNNNNNNNNNNNNNNNNNNNNNNNNNNNNNNNNNNNNNNNNNNNNNNNNNNNNNNNNNNNNNNNNNNNNNNNNNNNNNNNNNNNNNNNNNNNNNNNNNNNNNNNNNNNNNNNNNNNNNNNNNNNNNNNNNNNNNNNNNNNNNNNNNNNNNNNNNNNNNNNNNNNNNNNNNNNNNNNNNNNNNNNNNNNNNNNNNNNNNNNNNNNNNNNNNNNNNNNNNNNNNNNNNNNNNNNNNNNNNNNNNNNNNNNNNNNNNNNNNNNNNNNNNNNNNNNNNNNNNNNNNNNNNNNNNNNNNNNNNNNNNNNNNNNNNNNNNNNNNNNNNNNNNNNNNNNNNNNNNNNNNNNNNNNNNNNNNNNNNNNNNNNNNNNNNNNNNNNNNNNNNNNNNNNNNNNNNNNNNNNNNNNNNNNNNNNNNNNNNNNNNNNNNNNNNNNNNNNNNNNNNNNNNNNNNNNNNNNNNNNNNNNNNNNNNNNNNNNNNNNNNNNNNNNNNNNNNNNNNNNNNNNNNNNNNNNNNNNNNNNNNNNNNNNNNNNNNNNNNNNNNNNNNNNNNNNNNNNNNNNNNNNNNNNNNNNNNNNNNNNNNNNNNNNNNNNNNNNNNNNNNNNNNNNNNNNNNNNNNNNNNNNNNNNNNNNNNNNNNNNNNNNNNNNNNNNNNNNNNNNNNNNNNNNNNNNNNNNNNNNNNNNNNNNNNNNNNNNNNNNNNNNNNNNNNNNNNNNNNNNNNNNNNNNNNNNNNNNNNNNNNNNNNNNNNNNNNNNNNNNNNNNNNNNNNNNNNNNNNNNNNNNNNNNNNNNNNNNNNNNNNNNNNNNNNNNNNNNNNNNNNNNNNNNNNNNNNNNNNNNNNNNNNNNNNNNNNNNNNNNNNNNNNNNNNNNNNNNNNNNNNNNNNNNNNNNNNNNNNNNNNNNNNNNNNNNNNNNNNNNNNNNNNNNNNNNNNNNNNNNNNNNNNNNNNNNNNNNNNNNNNNNNNNNNNNNNNNNNNNNNNNNNNNNNNNNNNNNNNNNNNNNNNNNNNNNNNNNNNNNNNNNNNNNNNNNNNNNNNNNNNNNNNNNNNNNNNNNNNNNNNNNNNNNNNNNNNNNNNNNNNNNNNNNNNNNNNNNNNNNNNNNNNNNNNNNNNNNNNNNNNNNNNNNNNNNNNNNNNNNNNNNNNNNNNNNNNNNNNNNNNNNNNNNNNNNNNNNNNNNNNNNNNNNNNNNNNNNNNNNNNNNNNNNNNNNNNNNNNNNNNNNNNNNNNNNNNNNNNNNNNNNNNNNNNNNNNNNNNNNNNNNNNNNNNNNNNNNNNNNNNNNNNNNNNNNNNNNNNNNNNNNNNNNNNNNNNNNNNNNNNNNNNNNNNNNNNNNNNNNNNNNNNNNNNNNNNNNNNNNNNNNNNNNNNNNNNNNNNNNNNNNNNNNNNNNNNNNNNNNNNNNNNNNNNNNNNNNNNNNNNNNNNNNNNNNNNNNNNNNNNNNNNNNNNNNNNNNNNNNNNNNNNNNNNNNNNNNNNNNNNNNNNNNNNNNNNNNNNNNNNNNNNNNNNNNNNNNNNNNNNNNNNNNNNNNNNNNNNNNNNNNNNNNNNNNNNNNNNNNNNNNNNNNNNNNNNNNNNNNNNNNNNNNNNNNNNNNNNNNNNNNNNNNNNNNNNNNNNNNNNNNNNNNNNNNNNNNNNNNNNNNNNNNNNNNNNNNNNNNNNNNNNNNNNNNNNNNNNNNNNNNNNNNNNNNNNNNNNNNNNNNNNNNNNNNNNNNNNNNNNNNNNNNNNNNNNNNNNNNNNNNNNNNNNNNNNNNNNNNNNNNNNNNNNNNNNNNNNNNNNNNNNNNNNNNNNNNNNNNNNNNNNNNNNNNNNNNNNNNNNNNNNNNNNNNNNNNNNNNNaaaaaaaaaaaaaaaaaaaactctctttttgcCTTTGGATTGTATTTGTTACTTTATACTAGAGATTTTCAATCAAAGACtctattttgatgaaaactatatatataattgataacggtactaaaatattatcttataaaaaatttcaattagtattaaggaaaaagttaaatttcagacacaccatttttttaaatataaaaaacagttgtgttataaaatcaaatcaagttGATATCCAGGCGAGCCGaattaaactgatgacctcacatattctaaaccatttctttgatcaccaaaaaaacgaaagaattttatcatcatgaatttaactcgttttcgtacttaattgatcgctaccacctatatTTTCGTATTTTTATTCAATGtattcttattcttcatattctttcttttcattttcaatgtcaaattttttggtaattgtcatcgttacttttaccgtctgattctttgttatactatttttcttcttcttcctcgtcaacttcttcacattcttccaatgaaaaacatttttctaagactaccacacaacttgttaactcatcaaactccaagaacaaaatcatttctcttctcataaaaataaaaaataagataaaaaattaaaaaattaatgaaataatatcaactcatctataaaatcatacacaaaaatatattttacagctcataagaaataaaaagcacaaacgtagataaataagacaatttttgtattacatgaatatttttaatatttttaacttttaaacggtttcgaaatataaaatttgaaccttttaaaaagtttcaatatttataatattttaaacttttcaaattttaaaattataatatttaaaaactttttaaaagctaagaacttttaaaagtttcaatatttataatatttaaacttttaaaatttttaaatattataatatatatttttgaaacttttgaaagttttaatttgatcaaataaaaaccggatcaaaccgaataaaacttttaaacttggacgcttgttaaatcaagctttcctgatcattcgttgttggaaccatattaatcttatttatactggttctgaacgattgtctaaaaattttctagccgatgtgggatattgtacatagttcttttattttcataaatttaaaatttttcctttttctaaaaattctggaattttaaaaaatgttaatgaatgacatgtcaaatcctgataggttgtttaaaataattcttaataaataaaattctggaaattataaaaaaatatattaattagtgaGGTTTCTAATCACTATTGGTGgttttaaagcttaggtggACGCCttaaggagcttatagctcctacttaaaaagtttcaatatttataatattttaaacttttaaaatttaaaaattataatatttaaaaactttttaaaagttaagaacttttaaaagtttctatatttataatattaaaacttttaaaaaatttaaatattattatttatttttttgaaactttttaaagtttaatttgatcaaataaaaaaccggattaaaccgaatatacttttaaacttggacgcctgataaatcaagctttcccgTTCATTctttgttggaagcatattaatcttatttatactggttcagaaccattgtttaaaaattttatagccgatgtgggatattgtacatatttcttttatttccataaatttaaaattttcctttttctaaaaaattctggaaatttaaaaaatgttaactaatgacatgtcaaatcctgattggttgtttaaaatatttcttaatatagaaaattctggagatttaagaaaatgttaattagtgaagtgtctaatcacaattggaggtttaaaatcctatgtgaacgcctttaggagcttatagctcctacttttttttAGTATAGATTCTTCCAACATTTAAAGAGAAactttatatatcaaattaaattgtgaagaacaaaatatttatataataaagttaaaagaaaaagtatcatacaaagttgattaaaaaaaatgtatgagtGACAATAAAGGAAGTAAAGAATTAGGCGATTTTCAATTTAttgcaaaaataattaaaatatactaggatagtacccgcgctacgccgcaggttgttttgttataatttttttattatatgcattttatgtttattttttatatgttgtttgtaattttagtCGGTTAAGATTTTCTCATCACAGCTCATACAACCTATAGATAATCATTATAatgtaatatttttcaaatagacCAACATGTATAGACAGACATTTAAGCACCGCTTTCTCGTAAAGATAAGGAGTACAAATCATTGTTAAAACTAACTCACACTTGCTAATGCCCTTATAAGATAATACTCATAATACATTCAAGATCATAGTTTAGTCTTCAGTGAAAAAATAATTCACTATCCATCATTTtacaaattcaaataataaactCAACATACTAAACCACTTCcaataaaaacagttcaaatGCATAGTCtcatataataaaactttgaagATTCCATCAAAAGATCTAAAATAAGTTATGCAAATCTCTCCTCCAGATAATTCAAACACATCGTAAAAAAATTCTACAACACAGAAAATTGTCGAGCATATACTCAGCAACTATTGAGTGTATTTTGCTTACCggaattaatgttttatttctATGGCTAAATTATGTAATTATAATCACATTCTTTAATTATAATGAGAAAGATAATGTTAAAAacgtaaaaatattattttttttctattttctgatATGCTAAAATTGTTTAGTGACTACATAGCTTTTAGTTACTGagcctatatatatttgtgaaacTAATTCGATATTTTTTAGGATTTGAGATAGCTTCATCCTGATAATTTTTGAAGAACA contains:
- the LOC104736437 gene encoding GDSL esterase/lipase At4g10955 is translated as MEEEDDVMVKEGLMASQREIFSISGPIHLTSIDWNNSYHRTSVASCLVQAVYTLERDRQQNRIGLKSQANHWWEFFNFTLAETLIDDSDGSIYGAVFEYKHFFSYNYHNTHHSKPPPRHVIAFRGTIMKRHSRSRDLKLDLRCVRDCLQDSTRFVHAIQVIQSAVAKTGNAAVWLAGHSLGGAVALLAGKIMTRSGFPLESYLFNPPFSSIPIEKLVKSEKLKNGVRFAGSLVKAGVAIAVKGRHHNRGQEDDSFMKLASWIPYLYVNPSDPICSEYIGYFKHRNKMFEIGAGKIERIATRNSLRSLLSGGGGGGGSSSDSCSSEPLHLLPSAYMTINTSHSPNFKRAHGIHQWWDPMFNGEYVLHQF